ACCTATCAGCGCTTCGTAGGATATGCCGACCTTTCTTGCAATGATGCACAGGTCGGACCTGACGGGATTTAGCCCTGCAAGGGGATTTATCTCCAGGAAGTTCACTATGCCGGTCTCATCCGCCTTGACGTCAACCCTGCCCGCGTCCCGGCAGCCCAGGCCCCGCCATGCCTCAAGGGCGACCGATTCCGCCTCCGCGGAGATCTTTCCTGTGGCCAGACGGTATTCCACCAGCTCCTGGTAGTTCTCCTTGTTTTCGTATGAATAAACGTCATTCCCCTCCGTTCGGGCAAGTACCTCGATGACGCCTATGGAGCGCGCCGCCCTCCCGGTTCCGACGATACCCACTGTAAATTCCCTCCCCGGCAGGTACGTTTCCACGAGGACGGGCTGTTCAAATCGCTCCATCAGCCTGATGCAGGCAGGCATAAGGTCGCGCTTTTTAGTTACCTTTGACTGGGGGTAAATCCCCTTGCTCGATCCCTCCGCCACCGGCTTTACGAAGAGGGGAAGGGGAAGGGCTATCTTCTTTAACTCCGATGGTTTATTGACGACAACAAAGTCCGGGGTCGGGATATTCAGGTCCCTGACGATATGTTTCGTCATACCCTTGTGGAGCGTGAGGGCCAAGACCATGGGACCCGAAAAGGTATAGGGTATGTCAAATGCATCGAGGACGGCGGGTACCTGAGCCTCCCTCCCGAAACCGGAGACCCCCTCCGCGATGTTGAAGACCAGATCCCATCTATCTCCCTTGGCCAGCCTCTTTATAAGGTTGTGAACCGTGCCGATGCGGTCAGTGAGGTGGCCGAGCCGGGTGAGGGCGTTGTCTATCGCCTCAATGGTATCGACACGGTCAAACTCCGCCGTATCTTCCTCGGACATCCCCATTTTCAGATATTCATCTCTGAGATCATAGGTAATTCCAACTTTCATTAAATTTCCCCTTTTCTAAAATTTGTCTGCCGAGTGAGTGTTTATGAGAATAACAAGGTGCTCGTTTTTCTGTTTACTGTCTTTTCAAAAGTCTTTATCACAATCGTCGGCCTGCTGTTTTTAATCGATCCCCGGGAGGCGGTTACATTGACCTCTTCCCTGAGAAAATCCAAGAGCTTGTTCCAGATCACATCTCCCTTCTCGATAAAGAACTCCCTCTCGTCATCGGTCAAGAGGGCAAGGTCGACGATCACCCCGTCGCGATCCCAGTTTGCCGGGACGATAATTCCCCTTAATGTGATGTAATTATGTTTTTTCTCTTTCATTTGAGAATGCTTAAATAGCCTCATCTTTTGTCGTTTATTACAGCAACAATTATGCCATAATCATAACTT
The nucleotide sequence above comes from Candidatus Zymogenus saltonus. Encoded proteins:
- a CDS encoding D-alanine--D-alanine ligase, encoding MKVGITYDLRDEYLKMGMSEEDTAEFDRVDTIEAIDNALTRLGHLTDRIGTVHNLIKRLAKGDRWDLVFNIAEGVSGFGREAQVPAVLDAFDIPYTFSGPMVLALTLHKGMTKHIVRDLNIPTPDFVVVNKPSELKKIALPLPLFVKPVAEGSSKGIYPQSKVTKKRDLMPACIRLMERFEQPVLVETYLPGREFTVGIVGTGRAARSIGVIEVLARTEGNDVYSYENKENYQELVEYRLATGKISAEAESVALEAWRGLGCRDAGRVDVKADETGIVNFLEINPLAGLNPVRSDLCIIARKVGISYEALIGEIMSSAIERMTLKAKLAKGA